One genomic segment of Coffea arabica cultivar ET-39 chromosome 6e, Coffea Arabica ET-39 HiFi, whole genome shotgun sequence includes these proteins:
- the LOC113695085 gene encoding uncharacterized protein isoform X1 codes for MESKTTTTSLYGDGDSERGAGGKLRKPSTRKSQPTPYARPPTNQLRPSRAATGGWFSKIVDPAYRLVAGGATKLLPFFSKITAALPPPSENPDILDGVVATIAEANEKYTNDVPQSNERPGPNEVAANGLKRNCQSDTFGQNKPKSCDNDSQISKIEQLIKGKTFSRDEINRLMEIISSKAGDVSDVERQEKNEILAIAGGTQGGLLAPFPKMADERDQGDMKTAIVRTATVSPQPSVQDEIGASPIDIARAFMGSRLSERGGVPYSVGARQIGDEFASKHFISSSSPRLSTCWPGAMAQEKHLYTTPNHRGRHGLHDFPRTPYSRTIYSKSRAKLTQSQADSRYLNTSPISTKQSQMPIFGQVKSRHDVLDSGYGSVGPVRRMRNKLASEARPRGSILFKPSKDAPSPIQQPIAFQGLLPDLQKNLEPGEASTSRQQQGNHAGKGVGNNTHVNPSCSQAVKRILEQLDSRKPTPQEKAAEIRLATAWKRSPPGASHAMLKENISFLNPEEFGSLKQTDLPDPKLISEGNKLGGNSKNQVESQERSKEAKDAIVASSQPPGINDGDATVQSDTNSGSLFSLKSTSSQLKSFQERSSLQNPSQHQSNGKHVRTSQSESGLEPSKKPPPHSSGTRPTLTQISVGRHDLSRAVSSDNGSAFAFPVSASSSILSEPPTPSVMPFSSSEVVSQPNELPAVPAYSFGTKRSTPALVFSFPFPSTSSASAQVDADDLKFSFGSDKKTRLSFGSLGKDAICY; via the exons ATGGAGTCCAAAACGACAACGACGTCCCTGTACGGAGACGGTGATAGTGAGAGAGGCGCCGGGGGAAAGCTTAGAAAACCGTCCACGAGGAAGTCCCAGCCCACTCCCTATGCTCGTCCTCCTACGAATCAGCTGCGCCCCAGCCGCGCCGCCACCGGAGGATGGTTTTCCAAGATCGTCGACCCTGCCTACCGCCTTGTAGCTGGCGGCGCCACCAAATTATTGCCTTTCTTCTCCAAAATCACCGCCGCACTTCCTCCCCCTTCTGAAAATCCAG ATATCTTGGACGGGGTTGTAGCAACTATTGCTGAAGCCAATGAAAAATACACT AATGATGTACCCCAGTCTAATGAAAGACCTGGTCCAAATGAAGTAGCTGCGAATGGCTTAAAGAGAAATTGTCAGAGTGACACGTTTGGACAAAATAAGCCAAAGAGCTGTGACAATGATtctcaaatttccaaaattgagCAGCTCATAAAAGGGAAAACTTTTTCTAG AGATGAGATCAACCGATTGATGGAGATAATAAGCTCTAAGGCCGGTGATGTTTCAGATGTGGAGAGGCAAGAAAAGAACGAAATCCTGGCCATTGCAGGAGGTACTCAAGGAGGTTTGCTGGCCCCATTTCCAAAGATGGCAGATGAACGAGATCAGGGGGATATGAAGACAGCTATCGTAAGAACTGCGACAGTTTCCCCGCAGCCGAGT GTGCAAGATGAAATTGGCGCATCACCTATAGATATTGCTAGAGCTTTTATGGGAAGTCGACTATCAGAACGGGGTGGTGTTCCTTATTCTGTAGGTGCTCGTCAAATTGGTGATGAATTTGCATCAAAGCACTTTATTTCTTCATCTTCTCCTCGGTTATCAACTTGTTGGCCAGGTGCCATGGCACAGGAAAAACATCTTTATACAACACCAAATCACAGAGGAAGACATGGACTGCATGATTTTCCTAGAACCCCATATTCTAGAACTATTTATTCAAAGTCCAGGGCCAAG CTGACTCAGTCACAAGCTGATAGCAGGTACCTAAACACTTCGCCAATCTCCACGAAGCAATCTCAAATGCCGATCTTTGGACAG gTAAAATCAAGACATGATGTGCTTGATAGTGGCTATGGATCAGTTGGACCAGTCCGTCGCATGCGAAATAAACTTGCTTCAGAAGCCAGACCAAGAGGGTCTATTCTTTTTAAGCCTTCTAAAGATGCTCCTTCACCAATTCAACAGCCCATTGCCTTTCAAGGCCTCCTGCCTGATTTACAGAAGAATCTGGAACCTGGTGAAGCTAGTACTTCAAGACAACAGCAAGGCAACCATGCGGGAAAGGGCGTTGGGAATAACACCCATGTGAACCCATCATGCAGTCAGGCAGTAAAAAGAATATTGGAGCAGCTTGATAGTCGCAAGCCCACACCTCAAGAGAAGGCAGCAGAGATACGGCTAGCTACTGCGTGGAAGAGATCTCCTCCAGGGGCTTCCCATGCTATGCTGAAGGAAAATATCAGCTTCTTAAATCCTGAAGAATTTGGTTCTTTAAAGCAAACTGATTTGCCTGATCCGAAACTTATTTCTGAAGGAAATAAACTTGGAGGCAATTCAAAGAATCAAGTAGAATCCCAGGAGAGAAGTAAAGAAGCTAAAGATGCTATAGTCGCAAGTAGTCAACCTCCTGGCATAAACGATGGTGATGCTACAGTGCAAAGTGATACCAACAGTGGGTCCTTGTTTTCTTTGAAGAGTACTTCTTCTCAACTAAAAAGTTTCCAGGAG AGGTCGAGTCTACAAAACCCTTCCCAGCATCAGAGTAATGGGAAGCATGTCAGAACGTCACAGAGTGAATCAGGCCTTGAGCCATCAAAGAAGCCACCACCACACTCATCTGGGACAAGGCCGACTTTGACACAAATTTCTGTTGGGAGGCACGATCTGAGTCGTGCCGTGTCATCTGATAATGGCTCTGCATTTGCCTTCCCTGTATCCGCCTCGTCCAGTATATTGTCAGAGCCACCAACACCCTCCGTCATGCCATTCTCTTCGAGTGAGGTGGTATCTCAGCCAAATGAATTGCCTGCAGTTCCTGCTTACAGTTTTGGCACTAAGAGGTCAACTCCAGCGCTTGTGTTTTCATTCCCATTCCCCTCGACAAGTAGTGCCTCTGCTCAAGTTGATGCAGACGATCTTAAGTTCAGCTTCGGATCCGACAAGAAGACTAGGCTGTCCTTCGGTTCGTTAGGGAAAGATGCTATCTGCTACTAA
- the LOC113695085 gene encoding uncharacterized protein isoform X2: MQQRNDVPQSNERPGPNEVAANGLKRNCQSDTFGQNKPKSCDNDSQISKIEQLIKGKTFSRDEINRLMEIISSKAGDVSDVERQEKNEILAIAGGTQGGLLAPFPKMADERDQGDMKTAIVRTATVSPQPSVQDEIGASPIDIARAFMGSRLSERGGVPYSVGARQIGDEFASKHFISSSSPRLSTCWPGAMAQEKHLYTTPNHRGRHGLHDFPRTPYSRTIYSKSRAKLTQSQADSRYLNTSPISTKQSQMPIFGQVKSRHDVLDSGYGSVGPVRRMRNKLASEARPRGSILFKPSKDAPSPIQQPIAFQGLLPDLQKNLEPGEASTSRQQQGNHAGKGVGNNTHVNPSCSQAVKRILEQLDSRKPTPQEKAAEIRLATAWKRSPPGASHAMLKENISFLNPEEFGSLKQTDLPDPKLISEGNKLGGNSKNQVESQERSKEAKDAIVASSQPPGINDGDATVQSDTNSGSLFSLKSTSSQLKSFQERSSLQNPSQHQSNGKHVRTSQSESGLEPSKKPPPHSSGTRPTLTQISVGRHDLSRAVSSDNGSAFAFPVSASSSILSEPPTPSVMPFSSSEVVSQPNELPAVPAYSFGTKRSTPALVFSFPFPSTSSASAQVDADDLKFSFGSDKKTRLSFGSLGKDAICY; encoded by the exons ATGCAACAAAGG AATGATGTACCCCAGTCTAATGAAAGACCTGGTCCAAATGAAGTAGCTGCGAATGGCTTAAAGAGAAATTGTCAGAGTGACACGTTTGGACAAAATAAGCCAAAGAGCTGTGACAATGATtctcaaatttccaaaattgagCAGCTCATAAAAGGGAAAACTTTTTCTAG AGATGAGATCAACCGATTGATGGAGATAATAAGCTCTAAGGCCGGTGATGTTTCAGATGTGGAGAGGCAAGAAAAGAACGAAATCCTGGCCATTGCAGGAGGTACTCAAGGAGGTTTGCTGGCCCCATTTCCAAAGATGGCAGATGAACGAGATCAGGGGGATATGAAGACAGCTATCGTAAGAACTGCGACAGTTTCCCCGCAGCCGAGT GTGCAAGATGAAATTGGCGCATCACCTATAGATATTGCTAGAGCTTTTATGGGAAGTCGACTATCAGAACGGGGTGGTGTTCCTTATTCTGTAGGTGCTCGTCAAATTGGTGATGAATTTGCATCAAAGCACTTTATTTCTTCATCTTCTCCTCGGTTATCAACTTGTTGGCCAGGTGCCATGGCACAGGAAAAACATCTTTATACAACACCAAATCACAGAGGAAGACATGGACTGCATGATTTTCCTAGAACCCCATATTCTAGAACTATTTATTCAAAGTCCAGGGCCAAG CTGACTCAGTCACAAGCTGATAGCAGGTACCTAAACACTTCGCCAATCTCCACGAAGCAATCTCAAATGCCGATCTTTGGACAG gTAAAATCAAGACATGATGTGCTTGATAGTGGCTATGGATCAGTTGGACCAGTCCGTCGCATGCGAAATAAACTTGCTTCAGAAGCCAGACCAAGAGGGTCTATTCTTTTTAAGCCTTCTAAAGATGCTCCTTCACCAATTCAACAGCCCATTGCCTTTCAAGGCCTCCTGCCTGATTTACAGAAGAATCTGGAACCTGGTGAAGCTAGTACTTCAAGACAACAGCAAGGCAACCATGCGGGAAAGGGCGTTGGGAATAACACCCATGTGAACCCATCATGCAGTCAGGCAGTAAAAAGAATATTGGAGCAGCTTGATAGTCGCAAGCCCACACCTCAAGAGAAGGCAGCAGAGATACGGCTAGCTACTGCGTGGAAGAGATCTCCTCCAGGGGCTTCCCATGCTATGCTGAAGGAAAATATCAGCTTCTTAAATCCTGAAGAATTTGGTTCTTTAAAGCAAACTGATTTGCCTGATCCGAAACTTATTTCTGAAGGAAATAAACTTGGAGGCAATTCAAAGAATCAAGTAGAATCCCAGGAGAGAAGTAAAGAAGCTAAAGATGCTATAGTCGCAAGTAGTCAACCTCCTGGCATAAACGATGGTGATGCTACAGTGCAAAGTGATACCAACAGTGGGTCCTTGTTTTCTTTGAAGAGTACTTCTTCTCAACTAAAAAGTTTCCAGGAG AGGTCGAGTCTACAAAACCCTTCCCAGCATCAGAGTAATGGGAAGCATGTCAGAACGTCACAGAGTGAATCAGGCCTTGAGCCATCAAAGAAGCCACCACCACACTCATCTGGGACAAGGCCGACTTTGACACAAATTTCTGTTGGGAGGCACGATCTGAGTCGTGCCGTGTCATCTGATAATGGCTCTGCATTTGCCTTCCCTGTATCCGCCTCGTCCAGTATATTGTCAGAGCCACCAACACCCTCCGTCATGCCATTCTCTTCGAGTGAGGTGGTATCTCAGCCAAATGAATTGCCTGCAGTTCCTGCTTACAGTTTTGGCACTAAGAGGTCAACTCCAGCGCTTGTGTTTTCATTCCCATTCCCCTCGACAAGTAGTGCCTCTGCTCAAGTTGATGCAGACGATCTTAAGTTCAGCTTCGGATCCGACAAGAAGACTAGGCTGTCCTTCGGTTCGTTAGGGAAAGATGCTATCTGCTACTAA